In a single window of the Gemmatimonadota bacterium genome:
- a CDS encoding outer membrane lipoprotein carrier protein LolA, whose translation MTCRMHHRRSLQALLAILGILFCMRTVQADTRGSEVIAKLQKKFADLETLSAHFVKQHYWRVMDQHQEVKGKLLVQRPDQFRMDSDVQVVVSDGKTVWHYAPANAQVLVSDYTAMENDRNYEKLLFDLIFWGGYDENYVPVYVGEKKIQRKTCYAVDLLAKKEDTYIHKIRMWIDKRLYLVRQVEYRNIHEDVTTFVLSDLKVNKKARPDQFTFHVPSGVELIDLR comes from the coding sequence ATGACGTGCAGAATGCACCATAGGCGTAGCCTGCAAGCCCTTCTCGCTATTCTCGGTATTTTATTTTGCATGAGAACGGTGCAGGCCGATACGCGCGGCTCAGAGGTCATTGCAAAATTGCAAAAAAAATTTGCGGATCTCGAGACGCTTTCCGCTCACTTTGTCAAACAACACTATTGGCGCGTAATGGATCAGCATCAAGAAGTTAAAGGCAAATTGCTGGTTCAGCGCCCCGATCAGTTTAGAATGGATTCGGATGTACAGGTAGTGGTGAGCGATGGCAAAACCGTGTGGCATTACGCGCCTGCCAATGCCCAGGTGCTGGTGAGCGATTACACCGCGATGGAAAATGACCGAAACTATGAGAAGTTATTATTTGATCTGATTTTTTGGGGTGGGTACGACGAAAATTATGTGCCCGTTTATGTGGGCGAAAAAAAGATACAGCGCAAAACGTGTTACGCAGTTGATCTATTGGCAAAAAAAGAAGATACGTATATCCATAAAATTCGCATGTGGATAGACAAACGTCTCTATCTGGTGCGGCAAGTGGAATATCGCAATATCCACGAAGACGTGACAACATTTGTGTTGTCGGATTTAAAGGTGAATAAAAAAGCCAGGCCCGATCAATTTACATTCCACGTACCCAGCGGAGTGGAATTGATCGACTTGCGTTGA
- a CDS encoding DNA translocase FtsK, whose translation MEQSSKALPETPKDQSRLPFQILGICLIALALLMALSLLSHSPEDPPNSTRPNELAQNLIGWLGAHVSYHLLFSVGYGAYALIVVLLVWGWNRLRMSSVRSLVVHSIILFSLMVIYCGATGVLFWERPTMSWKLGGGLGFMLSSSLLVPYLGTVGSYISLATLFVVLLMVATDIPFNRIPEWTFLKKRAEESDNNGTSTEVVRDEDIDQIEDLDQKKNITEEEIVDAPIPDEWKKDELVEVPKPVIADDIEKKDIDELLEKPTKEKIADPIPDVARVEREEDELPEVEFEIVDETPEPEPEPVPSKPKKKKKIKRKRSSTYLLPSLKLLEDPPPGDGIIDRETLFKGAQVLEQSLSNFGVQGKVVQVNPGPVITTYEVVPPPGVKVSKIVGLADDLALVMKAQSIRIQAPIPGKAAVGIEVPNPEPYTVFLKEILESRAFEQSDSKLMLGFGKTASGDPYCADLAKMPHLLIAGATGAGKSGCINALISSILFRCTPEEVRFIMVDPKMLELSIYNDIPHLLAPVVVDPKMASGALKWAVSEMENRYRTMAQFTARNITDFNAKMARLRQEAPTEEDRDEIPDALPYIVVVIDELADLMMTAPSDIENSLARLAQMARAVGIHLIIATQRPSVNVITGTIKANFPTRIAFRVASKVDSRTIIDANGGEKLLGRGDMLFLPPGQPEPIRLHGAWIDTEETEQLVAWVRDQDVELDRVEFEGENSDLSVVDNERDARFDEALRLVVIHQQGSASLLQRRMKVGYSRAARLVDELEAAGIVGPSNGSSKGREVLVDEDYLEELEELDV comes from the coding sequence ATGGAACAGTCATCGAAGGCATTACCTGAGACCCCAAAAGATCAGTCGAGATTACCTTTTCAAATTTTGGGCATATGCTTGATTGCACTCGCGCTATTGATGGCTTTGAGCTTGCTATCGCACTCGCCTGAGGACCCACCCAATTCGACGCGCCCCAACGAATTGGCGCAAAATCTGATCGGGTGGCTCGGCGCACACGTCTCCTATCACTTGCTATTTAGCGTGGGCTACGGCGCTTACGCACTGATTGTTGTGCTATTGGTGTGGGGGTGGAACCGCCTCAGGATGTCGAGCGTCAGATCACTTGTAGTGCACAGTATCATCCTGTTTTCACTAATGGTGATTTATTGTGGCGCAACAGGCGTACTTTTTTGGGAGCGCCCCACAATGTCCTGGAAATTGGGAGGCGGGCTGGGATTTATGCTATCGTCTTCCCTCCTGGTGCCCTATTTGGGTACTGTTGGTTCTTATATTTCTTTGGCGACGCTGTTTGTGGTATTGTTGATGGTTGCCACCGATATTCCGTTTAACCGAATACCCGAGTGGACATTCTTGAAAAAACGTGCGGAGGAGTCTGACAATAACGGGACATCAACCGAAGTGGTACGAGACGAAGACATTGATCAAATTGAGGACCTTGATCAAAAAAAAAATATAACTGAAGAAGAGATTGTTGACGCCCCCATTCCAGATGAATGGAAAAAGGATGAATTGGTCGAGGTGCCCAAGCCAGTAATCGCTGATGACATAGAAAAAAAAGACATTGATGAACTATTAGAGAAGCCCACAAAAGAGAAAATCGCTGACCCCATTCCAGATGTGGCACGGGTTGAGCGAGAAGAAGACGAATTGCCTGAAGTGGAATTTGAAATAGTAGATGAAACGCCTGAGCCAGAACCAGAACCTGTTCCTTCAAAACCGAAAAAGAAAAAGAAAATCAAGCGCAAGAGATCTTCGACATATTTACTGCCCAGTTTAAAGTTGCTGGAAGACCCTCCTCCTGGTGATGGGATTATAGACCGCGAAACCCTGTTTAAAGGGGCACAGGTATTGGAGCAAAGCCTGAGCAATTTCGGCGTTCAGGGCAAAGTCGTGCAGGTCAATCCAGGACCTGTTATTACGACATATGAGGTTGTACCTCCCCCGGGCGTGAAAGTCAGCAAAATAGTCGGACTTGCAGACGATCTCGCCCTCGTGATGAAAGCGCAAAGCATTCGCATTCAGGCTCCCATTCCCGGAAAAGCTGCGGTTGGCATTGAAGTGCCCAATCCAGAACCCTATACGGTCTTCTTAAAAGAAATTTTGGAATCGCGCGCATTTGAGCAGTCCGATTCAAAATTGATGCTTGGGTTCGGCAAAACAGCTTCGGGCGATCCCTATTGTGCCGATCTGGCAAAAATGCCGCATTTGTTAATTGCTGGCGCAACAGGAGCTGGTAAATCGGGGTGTATCAATGCGTTGATTTCCAGCATTTTATTCCGCTGCACACCAGAGGAAGTGCGTTTTATTATGGTAGATCCCAAAATGCTGGAATTGTCAATTTACAACGATATTCCACATCTCCTCGCTCCTGTTGTCGTCGATCCCAAAATGGCGTCGGGTGCGCTCAAGTGGGCGGTATCAGAGATGGAGAACCGATATCGCACGATGGCGCAGTTTACAGCGCGCAATATTACTGATTTTAATGCCAAAATGGCGCGGCTGCGACAGGAAGCACCCACCGAGGAAGACCGCGACGAGATTCCCGATGCCTTGCCCTATATAGTCGTGGTGATCGACGAATTGGCCGATTTGATGATGACAGCACCGAGTGATATTGAAAATTCACTGGCGCGATTGGCACAAATGGCCCGCGCTGTGGGCATACATCTCATTATTGCAACCCAGCGTCCTTCAGTAAATGTGATTACGGGGACAATCAAAGCCAATTTCCCTACTCGCATTGCATTTCGCGTGGCATCCAAGGTCGATTCGCGCACGATCATTGACGCCAATGGCGGTGAAAAACTCCTGGGGCGAGGTGATATGCTATTCTTGCCTCCAGGACAACCAGAACCCATTCGCCTTCACGGTGCGTGGATCGATACCGAAGAAACCGAACAATTAGTGGCCTGGGTGCGCGATCAGGATGTCGAACTCGACAGAGTTGAATTTGAGGGCGAAAATAGCGATCTTTCTGTTGTAGATAATGAGCGAGACGCCCGGTTTGATGAGGCATTGCGATTGGTGGTTATCCACCAGCAGGGCTCGGCATCGCTCCTGCAGCGCCGGATGAAGGTCGGATACTCGCGGGCCGCCCGCCTTGTTGACGAACTCGAAGCCGCCGGTATTGTTGGCCCGTCCAATGGGTCGAGTAAGGGACGCGAAGTCCTCGTTGACGAAGACTATTTAGAGGAACTCGAGGAGTTGGATGTATGA